A stretch of DNA from Strigops habroptila isolate Jane chromosome 10, bStrHab1.2.pri, whole genome shotgun sequence:
AGGGGAAATGTGTaatgaaaacaggtttttaGGAGGCTCGTTCTCCTATCAGCAGGCACCGGTGTGAGCAAGCCACAAGAGGGAGCGCAAACACTGTTTGAAAATGCAACAAACGAGAGGCAGAGCCAGTTCCAGGCAGCATTTAACGCCAAGTCTGTTGCTAATAACCTACATTCTaatttgtgctgaaaatcaatttaatttcctcttcagATTTAATGCGTTACAAGTAATTCTTCAATACTAATCTGgtaaggagagagaaagaaaaagtcattcATAATGTTCAGCTTGCGCTGGATGAATAAAATGCAGAGCCAGGTCAGAGCAGCAGGCAAAGCGACCTTGGGTGTCAGACAAGTGGGGACGAGGCTGCACCGCTTGcacactgcagaagaaagggagaTCAGCTGTGCTCTTCTCCCTCCTGATTTTCATGCCACCGAGGGAGGGACTTGAGCATGTGCAAGTACCAGTCCAATTCAAAAGGGACACCTACTGCCAACctttaacagcagcaggaagtgGCATCCCCACCCTCTGGGACTGTTCCAGCCtcacccccctcctcctcttttcctttgtgataGACAAAAAATAAGGTTCTTTAACTGTGGTGAAATAGACTGACAAAAGAAATACCTGACGAGATATTTTAAACCTGTGATGTTTATATGTGGGTCAAATACGAGATTGTGAAACCTTCTACCATCATAGTCagatttttctcatctcttACCTCTGAATATTATTCAGTGAAATTCCATTCTGGAGCTGAAGGTTGTTTCTATAAGCCAAGGATAAATGTAGTCCTAAAGGCTGTTCTTTCTAGATGGCTTAGCACAATATAGTGCTCAAATATCCATTTCACTTAGCTGTTGCAGTATTCTAGCAGGAAATAGCAGCAGGAGACCACTATTACACAAAGACAGGAGCTCAAAGGATAATGCTTGTGAATACTGATCTGCTGACTGATGTAATCATTGTGATAAAAGATAATGTATAAGCAGTTTAAGACTTGACTGTTACGTATGAAGTCAGATACATTGAGCATAAATCTAGCTGCTTCTGAGAgctgaaaaaggaggaaggtcACAAGGCTGTGGAGCAGATCTGCACCACACATCCCACAGTTCCTTGCCTCCATGGGacccagggcagcagcaatCTACACTGGCAGGTCGGTGGACACAGCTTCAAGATTCATGACTGCCTCATAACACAGGGTGAGAAGGGATCCTTCCCCAGCATGAAAGGGATGTGGAAATGCCTCACAACAGAGTCctggaacagcagctgctgggcagCAAGTTAACCAAGGTTCCTGCATTTGCAAGTTACAAATAGCATCCTAGCTAAATCATcatatgtatttttccagtaatGCACAAAATCAATGAAACATCATTAAGAGAAATTAATTGGCTCTGAGGCTGTCATGGTACTCACCACACCTGCCACTTCCCTTTGATGACAGGTTCATGAAAGTTCTTACCGACtagtttatttaaaatcttcataTATAGTGTATCCTTTTGCCCTTTGcactttctccttctctttcttagtCTGCATTTCTGTTAGTTTAGGAACAGCTAATGGTCCAAATGTTAATGCTAACCATCTTCCTCTTCCATTCGCTGTACTGGGAGAGAAAGGTCCCACATGAGTCCTTGCTAAACTAGCCAGTTGTGACATCCCCAGAATAGACCAAAGACAGacttgaaatttttaaaaaatattttaaaaaaatctgtaagtaACCTGGTGATATTAGAAGACTGACTGTTACAATGCTTAAATTCTGTAGCAGGGTGTGAATTTTGCATATCAGCCACCCACAAAAAACAGTTAAGCTTAAAAGATGAGCAAATAGGGCTGCAGCACGCTAACTTCACATGGGTACATTTACAAAGCTAGTGAAGCTTTACAGGCTATACCAAGTTACCTCAAACGTTTCATAAGGTTTATCATTTAAGGCCACCAAGTTCTGCAAAGTAGCCAAGATAACAATTTTACATCAATTTTCAGTGTTTAGTTTTCATATATTGTTACATAACTTTTAGCGTgctatgtattttaataattgtACATCAATTATTAAAAATCATATACTGTTGTTAATCACTCAGATTTTACCTTCATAAATCTGAACAGTGAGTAGTTTCTGTTTACAGACTCTATACTTGTTCCCTGTTCTTCACAAAGGTCAGCTGGACTACTGAAATGGTATTGTTATTTCAGGGCCTAAGGCCACCCTTCAAGCTGTATCTAACAAGTAATGAACACAAACCATCTCCTTCTTGGTGGGGGAAAAAGTATTTCACCAACAACACATTAATATAAATAAGGTACATTTAATCACTCACTGAAGACTCAATATacagaaaacactaaaatacCAAACTTTATGTTAAAAGGATGGAATCATTACATGGAATGCTGATGTACATCTTTCTCCATTTGTAAATACAAATGTGCATAGATGTAGTGATCACAGGCTGAAAACATAGTTCTTGACATTGCAATGAAGATGCTTCAGTAAGGGCAGATCTTTGACATGGTAAGACAACTtatctgtgtatttaaaattacatattttttaaaaaatacataaattaaaaataacaaatatgaaagaaacaaagacaagtATATCACTATCTGTTTTCTCTCAGATTATGTGATTCAATCCAGAAACCAAAGTGGACTCCAGATGCACTTTTAAACATGACTCAGAGCCTGTTTACCAGTGCTAAAGCTCTGGAGGGGTGCACATATAAGGAATTTACCTCTTCAAAAACAGAGATACAAGCACAAAGTCAGTCACTTGTTCTGAGCTGAAGTCACTCCCCACTCCCCAGGAACACTAGATGAAAGCTTCTATGTTTAGACCCtgattttttctatttattttttaagctttattcTTGACTGCAGGACGAACAGCTACAGTGCCAACAGCATTTTAGCACATTCCCTTTAAAACTCTCAGAAGATTTGTCCGCAGAGGAAACAAGtaatttcttacttttcttaCCGTTTTCAAAGAGGTGGAAAAGCTGCATATTGCAGATCCACACTGCCTGTTTAGCAGATTGAGGCAGAGAAATTACACTGGTGCAATGGATGTGGTAGAGAACCAACTGCCGTAATGAAAAATTAGTTCTCTAACTTACCCAGTGCTGACAGGAAGCCATGTCTGGGGCAGAATCCTGTCACCATTTTGTaccagcaatattttaaaaggtaaaaaagggGTAAAAATCTCTCTGTTCTGTTCACTgaactgcaagaaaaacattacTCACATTACAACTAGATCTCTCATTACTCACATTACAACTACAGCTAGAGAACAGCAAGGTAACTTTTGCCTAACAGTTACTTTCACCAGAGCAGGTTCAAGATTAATACAGGATGATGTTCCTGGTCCTATTCTGTTCATGTACAGAATAAATGGATGCAAGATAAAGATGCATAAAGCACATAtaataacacaaaaaaataaaaatccaagtCTCCCTTTTCAATGACCTTTTCTCATTGATGCTTtgatttgcattattttcttcactatGTAGCTCGGGGTCCTACCAGGTAGCACCAAGAGAATGGCTTGCCGAGTGCAGAGGGACAGCTTTCTGGGGGCTTCTGGTTTAACCATAACCCCAGTCATTGATGACATGACTTTTCTCAGCCCCTACACTGCAAAGCACCAATTCAGACCAACTGAACTGTAGCCAACCTCAAACGTTCCTCCTTCCACCCTTATAATTCCATACTAAAGAAACCTTGGGAAGCCTCTAGTCTGACTTGTTCCATTGCTTGGCTGTCCTCAGGTGAAAAACCTTTTCCTTATAACCCATCTGAATCTCTCGTTTCAGTTCATGCTCACTGTCTGTGATCCTACCGCTACAAAATGCCCTGAAGAacctggctccatcttcttgaAAACCTCCCCATCCCTATTGGAAGGCTAATATTAGGTTCCTTTGAAGATGCTTCATTTCCAGGCTGGTCAAGTGCAGCACGCCTAGCCTCTCCTCACAAGCCAAGTACTACAACCCCTGACAATCTTGGGGTCTCCACAGAACTCACCCCAGTTTACAGATGTCTGTCTTGTTTTGGGGTCCCAAAAGTCAATGCAGTATCTAGATATGGTCTACTGAAGATTGAATCAAGGACATAATCACTTCAGACTACCAGCTCCAATCCTGTCAGTACAGCctgaggtgctgctgcccttccttgCTACGAGGgcacactgcaggctcatgtCCTACTCATCAAGTAACAGGACTCCACATccttttccacagagctgcatCCCAGGCATCCAGGGCCTGGCCTGCTGTACTACAGGATCATTTTTCCCTCCCAAGCACGGGACTTTGCACTTACCCCTGCTGAACTTTGTAACATTTCTGTCAGTGCATTCCTCCAGCCTGACCAAGATCTCCTGAATGGAAGTCCTacaatatgctttaaaaaaatgaatagtAAAGACATCCATCAGCAATTTTGGCACAGATGCAGAGATTTCAGCACTGTGATCAAAACTGAACTGCCTGCAGAGCTTTAGATGCAGAATCCCTTCAGTATTTCACAGCTTaagaatgtgttttcctttggtaGTCCACAGGCGTTGCCACTAAAACTGGTCTCCAGCCTAAACAGTCTACTGGCTGAAGTCCATCTCATTCTCACATCTCTTTAACTCATCTCTATAGTGGCTTTACTTGAATGACATTTACTTTTGTCTCATTGTGTTTACTGTTGTCATCTATTTGCAGAGTTTCATCACTGGTGATTATAAAAATTATAGAGGAAGAGCTGAAAGTCACTTTCTTCTTTGGCCTGTCTCCTGCTTTCTGAGACATAACTATTGGCCGTATTGGTTTGTTATTCCCTGTCACTGGTGTCTCTTTTACGGTCCTCTGGAATCTCATCAAGCGAAAGCACAGGAGTTGCAAAAGGCATCGTCGAAACTGCAAGAGAGAATAATCAGAATGAAGTTACAACTTCCTAAGTATTCACTTCCTAAGCGTTCATTATCACATATGATCTACTGAAGACAGCAGTACAGTAAATGACTCAACATGCAGATTTCTGTAACAAACATGGTGGGTTTTTAGTGAGTACCTTTAGGATCACCTAACCAGTAGGGAGCactgaaatgcaatttaatattttaccaGCAGCAAGATCTGCAAAGAACATGGGGTCTAGGCTCCATGTAGCTCCTAGTGCTATAGGTATTGTTCCTGTATTCAAAGATCACACATTTGATCTAGCAGGGGAAGAATATTCTCATAAACACTTCACAGGAGGATGCAGAGGGAAGAAacaaggggaagaaggagacacaaagtgttttcttccttttaattccAGGGTCTGGAATTTTAACAAAAGCATTGAAGGACAcagacataaaatgaaattgcaaTGGCTGGTAACACAGAACTAAAGTGTTCCCTTTGGATATGGAGGGAACAGAAGTCTTTCAGCTAACTAGAAACCACTTATGATACAGGAAGTCTGTTCCACCTTGAGACTAAATTAATGCAAAGTATTCATTGAAAGCTCATATCAGGACAAAGAATGATAATTCCAGTGGTAGCACTGTTTTAAATGCTCCAATTATGGTCACCTCttcacaaagcaaagcattcaGGTATGGGGGTTAAAGGATACACTCACTCAGTAGTTCCACGTCTGCACACATCTAAAGTTTAAATATGATCCTTTGGGGAAATTCTCTggttttgcaagaaaaaaaccccacagaacaACAAAGGGGGCTTAGAAAGAAACAATCAACCTTTTCTCGGAAAAGGGAGGACATCTTTCTTAACAGTCTTCTATTAGCTGTGTTAAAGATTATTCTGTATTATCCTGCATGGCtatttgtttttccagctaTTATGCAAGAAGCCCTCCGACATGCCAGTTTGGAACAAGATTTTCTTATAGGAAATTAATGCTATTCTGACACAGGTGAGGCAATAGGTCCATTTGGGAAGGGGACCTAGCAAGTTACAAGATGATAGAGAAAGACAATCTGGTGCAAGAGAATGGTCATGTGGAGGCCCTGAAGATTTTGGAGATGATGTCATACCTCAGAGTAGCACAGAAGTGAGAAGGCACAAGCATGTTAGAACATGTCAAATAGAGGGAGGATATTCTAGAGAAGAACTGGTTTTAGGATTCCTTTTGAAGGCAAAATAACCCAGAAGATAAGTGAAAATATTATCATTTTGGTCTTAATCTGGAATTAGAGGTGAGAAGCACTTCACAATGTGTCTCCAATAAGCGTGTTCAGCCGATTTGTTCTTATCCTGGCTATGACTTCACTGGCATTTGCCTGGTCCCAGTTTGATTCGCTTCTGAATATCAGAACCTACACAATCTTTTTCAGGTAAATTACTCAGTCTGACATCTAGGTACAGAGTCAGTGCCACTGTACTAAAAAGAATCCTTCTGttgaaaaatactctttttgaACACAATTGTTATTAGCTCCCAATATCCAGGTCAGCTCTGATACCGTGCAGCTGTGTAACCTTGCATCAGCCTGCTGTGAAATAGGCTGGCAGGGGGGGAAGTTGCAAGACACCACGTTAGAGGCTTCCTGCCTTCACTTAGAAACAGCATTTAAGCTCACCTTTGACCTCAGTCCTGGCCTGAGCTGCCCTACAGCCCTTTGCCTGGCTGCCCACTTGGCGGATCAGACCCACTGACTTGGCAGATCAGACCCACTGACTTGGCTGCCTTGTCCCCACAGCTGCTGGCTGGCTCAGGCTGCTGCATGGCAATTGCAAACCAGGTAAGGAATCACAGAAAGTTCCATCTGTATAATGAGCCAAGAGGTAATGAAACCCCAGGGAAATCCTTCTAGCAATCATTGATGGGTTTATACCCTTTCTCAAGTGATtctattaaaatacagatatatttaaCTCTATACAATTTTGGTTTCAGAAGTTTATGATGTGCATGTTACACTTCCAGTTAGTTTTCTGGGTTACAGTCAAGCTATTTTAATGTCTAAATAAATTCACGAACATTCAGCGGTTATCTTTATAGTACTGATGATTTAGAGAAAGATGTGTAGTTCTCTAGTTTCCATATATTTGACACGCCCCTGGTAACTCCAAATACTTCCATTGTCTCTTTGCTCTGTAAAGCACTGAAATGAGCTATTACAACCATTATATCAGCAGTCTACTGTTCATAATGAAGAAtacaaaagcagacaaaaataaaaacttgtttctcaCGGAAAAGTATGTCTTCTTAACAGTACATAATTTGTCCccaaaaaacatttcactgtCATCCACGTGAGATTCTGGTTATGAATACAATGTAGCTCTGCAAAATGTTACTGGTGTAATATTTGAAATACCATGCAGAGTTGTTCAATCCTTGTGTTTCCATAACAGAGAAGTCAGAggcaggttttttctttcctagaaaACCTGGATATTCTGAATTTTCTCTGATGGAGGTCTGTTGTGATAAGGGAGTGATTTAGATGCGGTTTTCTAGGTGTAATCCTTTTCATAGGTAAACTGTCAAAACCAGACACTTAAATTTTGACACTCCTTCCCTTTCATGTGTGTTCTCATGTGTGAATCCAGACATCTAAAAGCAGTTTCTGATAAGTAAGTACTTTAAGCACCATCAGGGAATTTAATTATGTTAGATCTTCACCATTTATTCTAGctgttcaaattaaaaaaaaaaaaaaaaaaattaaaaaaaaaagtaagatttaCGGAttaaagattttcttatttgaatAACTAGTTGCAGAGTTTAGATCTGATTTACTTTAGTGCACCTACCTTTCTACTCATGAAGATATAGATGACTGGATTGTAAGCAGTGCTTGACTTGGCAAAGAAAGATGGGATGATGGCTACTGTTGGAGTTACAAGGTTGCTATAGCCATATGTTACCAGGAGGGAAACCACTGCATAGGGCATCCAACAAATAAGGAATGTGGAGATCattaagaaacacattttagccaccttcttttcatattttagaaGTTTGATCACTTGAACAGTCTGGAAATCTTCCACACAGCgaagctgcaggagaaaaagagaaaatagtgAAGTACAATAACTctatattttattgaaaaattattagttctacatttatttataaCTAATTTACTAATTCAATTTTAGGCAGAGACACTGCACACCTTAGCTTGTGAACTACAATTCTTCTGGAAGTTTATGCCATGCATACCAGACTTCTACTGTGTATATTAGGtgtaaaaatacaatttgaGGAAAACCAGGATAGCATATCTTttggaaaacaacaaatcaaGTGATATAGcaaaacatgctgcaattaTAAGTATTTTAGAAAACTAACTTGCCCTCATCCACTGGCATAAGCAAGTTCAGTTTACATTTAGTGATTCTTTGTCTGACTAGTTAGACAATCCTGTAGATTTGCATCATCAGCAatctttaaagagaagaaaatttcGTAAACAGATTTCTCTGTACTGCTCTGCTACTTAGTTTGTTACCCTGAAATTATGAAATCTTTATTTACAGTAGAGTATTAGGTTCCCAGTGCTATCTGAGTGAGTCATAAAGTGAAGAAAAGATGGGACAAGTATGTGAGCATTCTCTATAACAATTATCAATTGTTTCAATACTGTTGACCACAAACTTGAATGGATCCAGACTAATTACTCACAGAATACAAAACATTAACACTTTCTGACACAAAGGATCTGGACTGAATTAAAATGAGTTGCCTTAACATGGAAAACTGTTTTAACAGGGCTTAATATCCACTTGGAAGAGTTTTACAGGGTTATCTTCTCgggagtggggaggaggagagtgTTCTTTAATcaggaaaactgcagttttatttttgccctttttcaaggcaaaaaaaaaaaaaaatccttatgtGGATTAGTGAGTGTGAGCTGTTCTGTAAACTGCCTCTCCATAAAACTAGAGAACAAATAGATCTTGGTAACTCTAGGTTGGTTCTCCTCCAACCCTTCATCCTTTCTAGTGGTCCCTGACATGGATGAATATTAAACATTCAAAAGTTGGAATAGAAAGGAAGAGCGTGAATTTAGGCTCTGATCCAAGCTTAATATACAgcatttttcactaaaaatgtTACATTAAGAGAACTCTTTTTTGAATTAACTTACCATTCTTATTGCATAAACAATATGGCCATAGCAATAGGCTATGATCCCAACAGGTGCTACTAGACagccaaggaaaaaaaggatcaCAAAGGAGGTATCATTGGGATCTTTTGACTTCCAGTCCACTGAGCAACCTAATCCATGGATTTCCAGTGTGTATCTGTTCCAGCCCaaaagaggtgctccagtccaGGCTAATGAGTAGAGCCAGATGTACGTGATAGCCCGCCAAGACCAAGAGAAGTCAATCACTTTTGCATGGACTACTCGCATGTAGCGTTCATAGGCAAGAACAGTGAGAGTCATAATTGAAACAAttcctgtaagaaaaataaagaaaataattaaattattcaCAAACATTGCAAATTGGACTGAAGTCCTCTTGACAAATGCTTCCTTTGCTAGCAGGTTAACTCAAAATTAGCTGGCTCATATTAGGAATCTTACACCAATAAGCTTTGTGGGTGACACCCAATCACTCACTACTAACTCAAACAGTATCACTAACTTCAAAACTCCTCAGAGAAGGGTGCTGACATGTGACCCATGACATACAATAGCCAAGAAGTaggacaaggaaaaaaaaaaaaaatagagcaaacCAATATTTCTTCCTAAATATTACTTCATTAAGTGAGAAATCATGCTCGCATTGAGACTTTTCTGTTAGCAGTTGTTGAGGGGTTTGCTGTTGTTGTCGTTGGGTTgattggttttggggtgtttttgtttgcttgttttggggtggggttttttggggggagttgTTTTAAGGTTGGggtatttgggggttttttggttttgtttttggttgcgttttttttctttttgaggttTAGCTGCCATATAAAAATGAGAATCAGCAATAACA
This window harbors:
- the OPN3 gene encoding opsin-3, with amino-acid sequence MQSENSTGTTSRPEPAAAEQEVPGDRPLFSASTYELLALLVATIGMLGLCNNLLVLVLYYKFKRLRTPTNLFLVNISLSDLLVSVFGVSLTFMSCLRSRWVWDAAGCVWDGFSNSLFGIVSIMTLTVLAYERYMRVVHAKVIDFSWSWRAITYIWLYSLAWTGAPLLGWNRYTLEIHGLGCSVDWKSKDPNDTSFVILFFLGCLVAPVGIIAYCYGHIVYAIRMLRCVEDFQTVQVIKLLKYEKKVAKMCFLMISTFLICWMPYAVVSLLVTYGYSNLVTPTVAIIPSFFAKSSTAYNPVIYIFMSRKFRRCLLQLLCFRLMRFQRTVKETPVTGNNKPIRPIVMSQKAGDRPKKKVTFSSSSIIFIITSDETLQIDDNSKHNETKVNVIQVKPL